In the Campylobacter showae genome, one interval contains:
- a CDS encoding methionine ABC transporter ATP-binding protein codes for MIKIENLKKFYGATQIIDGVSLTVEKGEIFAIVGHSGAGKSTLLRCINGLEDYQGGSLKVFDKEISALKDKELRELRKDVGMIFQHFALMARKTAFENVATPLKFWGYSDGENKKRVSELLELVGLANKAASYPGELSGGQKQRVAIARALALSPKILLSDEATSALDPNTTNSILELLKQINQTLNISVVLVTHEMEVVKSIARRAVLLESGKIIGSGTIEELFLKPDEKMKKFLGEDEILPSEGVNIRLFFPKEVAQNSVITHMARTLDIDFNIVWGKLEKLNENVLGSLVINVDPKDEARVTEYIKQSGVLWEVA; via the coding sequence GTGATAAAAATAGAAAATTTAAAGAAATTTTACGGAGCGACGCAGATCATAGACGGCGTCAGCCTAACCGTAGAAAAAGGCGAAATTTTCGCCATCGTCGGCCACAGCGGCGCGGGCAAATCCACCCTGCTTCGCTGCATAAACGGCCTAGAGGACTATCAAGGCGGCAGCCTAAAGGTATTTGACAAAGAAATCTCGGCGCTAAAAGACAAAGAGCTAAGAGAGCTCAGGAAAGACGTCGGGATGATATTTCAGCACTTTGCGCTGATGGCTAGAAAAACGGCGTTTGAAAACGTCGCGACTCCGCTTAAATTTTGGGGTTACTCAGACGGCGAAAACAAAAAAAGAGTAAGCGAGCTACTAGAGCTAGTCGGCCTTGCAAACAAAGCCGCAAGCTATCCCGGCGAGCTAAGCGGTGGACAAAAACAGCGCGTTGCCATCGCTCGCGCCCTTGCGCTAAGTCCAAAAATTTTACTCTCCGACGAGGCGACCTCGGCGCTTGATCCAAATACGACAAATTCGATACTCGAGCTTTTAAAACAGATCAATCAAACACTAAATATCAGCGTCGTTTTAGTCACGCACGAGATGGAAGTCGTAAAAAGCATCGCGCGCCGCGCAGTGCTGCTAGAAAGCGGCAAGATAATCGGCAGCGGCACGATCGAGGAACTATTTTTAAAACCCGACGAAAAGATGAAGAAATTCCTCGGCGAGGATGAAATTTTGCCGAGCGAGGGCGTAAATATCAGGCTCTTTTTCCCAAAAGAAGTCGCACAAAACAGCGTCATCACGCACATGGCGCGCACGCTAGACATAGACTTTAACATAGTCTGGGGCAAGCTTGAAAAGCTAAACGAAAACGTGCTAGGCTCGCTCGTCATCAACGTCGATCCAAAAGATGAAGCGCGCGTGACCGAGTATATCAAACAAAGCGGCGTGTTATGGGAGGTGGCGTGA
- a CDS encoding diaminopimelate dehydrogenase yields MNEKIKIAVLGYGNLGRGVELVARNSKDLQLSAVFSRRNPSEVKTYGAPVFSVDEILSHKGKFDVLVLCGGSATDLPTQTPEFALNFNVVDSFDTHAKIPEHFAAVDAAAKAGGNVGIIAVGWDPGLFSLNRLFGESVLENGSSYTFWGKGVSQGHSDAIRRIEGVVDARQYTVPIESALERVRAGENPKLSTREKHLRECYVVAQDGADKARIEREIKTMPNYFADYDTSVHFIDLATLKKEHGGIPHGGFVLQSGATGEHGENKHLIEFSLKLDSNPEFTASVLVAYARAAYRLAQKGERGAFSVFDIAPALLSPKSADELRREIL; encoded by the coding sequence ATGAACGAAAAAATAAAAATAGCGGTTTTAGGATATGGAAATTTAGGTCGCGGCGTGGAGCTTGTCGCGCGAAATAGCAAGGATTTGCAGCTTTCGGCTGTTTTTAGCCGCAGAAATCCAAGCGAAGTAAAAACATACGGCGCTCCGGTATTTAGCGTGGATGAAATTTTATCGCACAAGGGCAAATTTGACGTTTTGGTGCTTTGCGGCGGTAGCGCGACGGATCTACCGACGCAGACGCCTGAGTTTGCGCTAAATTTTAATGTCGTCGATAGCTTTGATACGCACGCGAAAATCCCCGAGCATTTCGCCGCTGTGGACGCTGCAGCCAAAGCGGGCGGAAACGTAGGCATCATCGCAGTAGGCTGGGATCCGGGTCTGTTTTCGTTAAATAGACTGTTCGGCGAGAGCGTGCTAGAAAACGGCAGCAGCTACACGTTTTGGGGCAAAGGCGTGAGCCAAGGCCACTCCGACGCTATCCGCAGGATCGAGGGCGTCGTGGATGCGCGCCAATATACCGTGCCGATAGAAAGCGCCTTAGAGCGAGTCCGCGCGGGCGAAAATCCAAAACTTAGCACCCGCGAAAAACACCTGCGCGAGTGCTACGTTGTGGCCCAGGACGGCGCCGATAAAGCGCGCATCGAGCGTGAGATAAAAACGATGCCGAATTACTTCGCCGACTACGACACGAGCGTCCATTTTATTGATCTTGCGACGCTTAAAAAAGAGCACGGCGGCATCCCTCACGGAGGATTTGTTTTGCAAAGCGGAGCGACTGGCGAGCACGGAGAAAATAAACATCTGATCGAGTTTTCGCTAAAGCTTGACTCAAATCCCGAATTTACCGCAAGCGTGCTCGTAGCCTACGCCCGCGCAGCGTACCGCTTGGCGCAAAAGGGCGAGCGCGGAGCGTTTAGCGTGTTTGACATCGCTCCGGCGCTTCTTTCGCCAAAGAGCGCAGATGAGCTAAGGCGCGAAATTTTATAA
- a CDS encoding MetQ/NlpA family ABC transporter substrate-binding protein, which translates to MKVFKILASLALAFNLYAADKDHTIVVAVSPVPHAEIMEFIKPVLAKEGYDLVIKEINDYSIPNLATQDGDLDANFFQHWPYLKNHNETKGTTLITAAAIHLEPLGFYSKKIKSLSELKDGAKVATAYDPTNGNRALNILQKAGLIELDKSAELATPKDIVKNPKRLNFVELEGAQIPRTLDEVDLAAISTNFVLDIGMNPKKDSLAIEGTESPYANIIAVKAGNENSPKIKALVKAATSPETKEFILKRYDGAILPVF; encoded by the coding sequence ATGAAAGTTTTTAAAATTTTAGCAAGTTTGGCGCTAGCCTTTAACCTCTATGCAGCAGATAAAGATCACACTATCGTAGTAGCCGTCTCGCCCGTGCCTCACGCGGAGATCATGGAGTTTATCAAACCCGTCCTAGCAAAAGAGGGCTACGATCTAGTCATCAAAGAGATAAACGACTACTCGATCCCAAATTTAGCGACGCAAGACGGCGATTTGGACGCAAATTTCTTTCAACACTGGCCGTATCTAAAAAATCACAATGAAACAAAAGGCACGACTCTGATAACCGCCGCGGCGATACATCTTGAGCCGCTGGGCTTTTACTCAAAAAAGATAAAGAGCCTAAGCGAGCTAAAAGACGGCGCTAAAGTCGCGACCGCCTACGACCCGACTAACGGCAACAGAGCGCTAAATATCTTGCAAAAAGCAGGCCTCATCGAGCTAGATAAGAGTGCTGAGCTAGCCACGCCAAAAGACATCGTGAAAAATCCAAAGCGCCTAAATTTCGTCGAGCTTGAGGGCGCGCAGATACCCCGCACGCTAGATGAAGTCGATCTTGCAGCCATAAGCACGAATTTCGTCCTTGATATCGGTATGAATCCTAAAAAAGACTCGCTAGCTATCGAGGGCACCGAAAGCCCGTACGCCAACATCATCGCGGTCAAAGCAGGCAACGAAAATAGCCCGAAAATCAAAGCTCTAGTTAAAGCCGCAACCAGCCCAGAGACGAAAGAGTTTATCCTAAAAAGATACGACGGAGCGATCCTGCCCGTGTTTTGA
- a CDS encoding methionine ABC transporter permease → MFGIDFSKFPDVFERILLPAIGETLYMSVVSTLLAFLIGLVPAILLVLSAKDGLKPNKPLFIALDITVNTLRSFPFIILIIVLFPLTRLIVGTSIGTTAAIVPLTIGAAPFIARLIESALKEVDKGIIEAARSFGSSNFQIIFKVMFVEALPGIVASITLTLIVIIGFSAMAGAVGGGGLGSVAINYGYQRFRPDIMLYTVVILIIMVQIFQSLGNFIYKITKK, encoded by the coding sequence ATGTTTGGCATAGATTTTTCTAAATTCCCCGACGTTTTCGAGCGTATTTTACTCCCGGCTATCGGCGAGACGCTTTATATGAGCGTTGTTTCGACGCTTTTAGCGTTTTTGATAGGCTTAGTGCCGGCTATCTTGCTCGTGCTTTCGGCAAAGGACGGCCTAAAGCCGAACAAACCGCTATTTATCGCGCTTGACATCACGGTAAATACGCTAAGAAGCTTTCCGTTTATCATCCTCATTATCGTGCTTTTCCCGCTCACGCGCCTGATCGTGGGTACTAGTATAGGCACTACCGCGGCTATTGTTCCGCTTACTATCGGCGCGGCGCCGTTTATCGCTAGGCTCATAGAGAGCGCGCTAAAAGAGGTCGATAAAGGTATCATCGAGGCCGCTAGGAGCTTTGGTAGCTCAAATTTTCAGATCATTTTTAAGGTGATGTTCGTAGAGGCGCTGCCCGGCATCGTGGCTTCTATCACGCTAACGCTTATCGTCATCATCGGCTTTTCGGCGATGGCGGGCGCGGTCGGCGGCGGCGGACTGGGATCAGTGGCGATAAACTACGGATATCAGAGATTTCGCCCAGATATCATGCTCTATACCGTCGTGATTTTAATCATAATGGTTCAAATTTTCCAATCATTAGGAAATTTTATTTATAAGATCACAAAGAAATGA
- a CDS encoding MetQ/NlpA family ABC transporter substrate-binding protein has protein sequence MKNLLKYSLVALSLTVAANAAEKIVVGATPVPHAEILEVVKPILAKDGFTLEIKEFNDYSTPNLATEDGDLDANYFQHLPYLEEFNKNKGTHLVKTVGVHLEPMGVYSKKIKDIKELKDGSTVAIPNDPTNESRALDVLASAGLIKLNGNPLKTPLDITENPKKLKFEEIETAQVPRTLDDVAIAVINTNYALNTNLNPTKDALVLESKDSPYTNYVVVKVGNENSPKIKALDKAVTSPEVKKFIEEKYKGAIIPTF, from the coding sequence ATGAAAAATCTACTCAAATACTCTCTAGTCGCTCTAAGCCTAACAGTCGCCGCAAATGCAGCCGAGAAAATCGTCGTAGGCGCTACGCCCGTTCCGCATGCTGAAATTTTAGAAGTCGTAAAACCTATCCTTGCAAAAGACGGCTTTACTCTTGAGATCAAAGAATTTAACGACTACTCTACTCCAAATTTAGCCACCGAAGACGGCGATCTAGACGCTAACTACTTCCAGCACCTGCCGTATCTTGAGGAATTTAACAAAAACAAAGGCACCCATCTAGTTAAAACGGTTGGCGTTCACCTCGAGCCTATGGGCGTTTACTCTAAAAAGATAAAAGATATCAAAGAGCTAAAAGACGGTAGCACCGTAGCGATACCAAACGACCCGACAAACGAGAGCCGCGCGCTTGACGTGCTAGCTAGCGCAGGTCTTATCAAGCTAAACGGCAACCCTCTAAAAACTCCGCTTGATATCACGGAAAACCCGAAAAAGCTAAAATTTGAAGAGATCGAGACCGCTCAAGTTCCTCGTACGCTAGATGACGTCGCCATCGCCGTTATCAACACGAACTACGCTCTAAACACCAACCTAAACCCAACCAAAGACGCACTCGTGCTTGAGAGCAAAGATAGCCCGTACACCAACTACGTCGTAGTCAAAGTCGGCAACGAAAACAGCCCAAAAATCAAGGCTCTAGACAAAGCAGTCACGAGCCCGGAGGTAAAGAAATTTATCGAGGAAAAATATAAAGGCGCGATAATCCCGACGTTTTAA
- a CDS encoding valine--tRNA ligase, with protein MAEFYDAKEVEDKFYKIWEERGYFEIDANKNIRKDGRKFCIMMPPPNVTGSLHIGHALTFTLQDIMTRYKRMDGYKTLWQPGLDHAGIATQNVVEKQLLAQGIKKEELGREKFVEKVWEWKEKSGGMIVHQMRKLGISPAWSRQRFTMDEGLRIAVKKAFVNLYEKGLIVRENYMINWCTHDGALSDIEVEHKENKGKLYHLRYYFADKPSEYVVVATTRPETYFGDTAVMVNPNDERYKNLIGKKVVLPIIGREIEIIADEHVDMEFGTGLVKVTPAHDTNDYEVGKRHDLKFITVFDEKGILNEQCAQFKGLERLEARDVIVAELERLGNVEEIDDYENQVGYCYRCKNVVEPYISKQWFVKKQIADDAIAKVGEGLAKFYPAHWINSFNAWMRELRDWCISRQLWWGHQIPVFYCGECGHEWADEGEPTQCPKCKSANFHQDPDVLDTWFSSGLWPFSTLGWGNGEELKNEKWFESDLAEFYPNNLLITGFDILFFWVARMMFQGENALGKLPFDDIYLHALVKDEQGRKMSKSLGNVIDPLVSIDEYSADILRFTLALLAVQGRDIKLSDEKMKLVRNFTNKLYNASKYLLLNESKFANLSDAKIETKLGKYMLSRFNECVREVRENIDAYRFNDAANAIYKFLWDEFCDWGIELSKADKGSVRELGAIFKEAMRLLSPFMPFISEFLFHELSGSNLESASSIMIEAYPQANERDLQIEKTFELVIEAIVAIRRAKATIEQGNSKIAKAFIKLNGNENLTEATNYISLLAKCEQIEFCDAKIENAARDVSENLEAFVPLEGVDMSAVIMRLRSQKTKLEKEIAKLSSMLNNEKFVASAPQAVVEANREGLASATQKLEKVDNELANLGAVD; from the coding sequence ATGGCGGAATTTTACGACGCAAAAGAAGTAGAAGATAAATTTTATAAAATTTGGGAAGAACGCGGATATTTTGAGATAGACGCGAACAAAAACATCCGCAAAGACGGCCGTAAATTTTGTATCATGATGCCGCCTCCAAACGTAACTGGCTCGCTTCACATCGGGCACGCGCTAACCTTCACACTCCAAGACATCATGACTCGCTACAAAAGAATGGACGGCTACAAAACGCTGTGGCAGCCGGGCCTTGATCACGCAGGTATCGCCACACAAAACGTCGTTGAAAAGCAGCTCCTAGCTCAAGGCATCAAAAAAGAAGAGCTCGGACGCGAAAAATTCGTAGAAAAAGTCTGGGAATGGAAAGAAAAAAGCGGCGGCATGATCGTGCATCAGATGCGAAAACTAGGCATCTCTCCGGCGTGGTCGCGCCAAAGATTTACGATGGATGAGGGGCTCAGGATAGCGGTCAAAAAAGCCTTTGTAAATCTCTACGAAAAAGGCCTCATCGTACGCGAAAACTACATGATAAACTGGTGTACGCACGACGGCGCGCTCAGCGACATCGAGGTCGAGCATAAGGAAAACAAAGGCAAACTTTATCATTTGAGATACTATTTTGCAGATAAGCCAAGCGAATATGTTGTAGTCGCTACCACTAGGCCTGAAACATATTTCGGCGATACGGCGGTAATGGTAAACCCAAACGACGAACGCTATAAAAATTTGATCGGCAAAAAAGTCGTATTGCCGATAATCGGTCGCGAGATCGAGATCATCGCCGACGAGCACGTCGATATGGAGTTTGGAACGGGTCTTGTAAAAGTCACCCCGGCGCACGACACTAACGACTATGAGGTCGGCAAAAGACACGATCTAAAATTTATCACCGTTTTTGACGAAAAAGGCATCCTAAACGAGCAGTGCGCGCAGTTTAAGGGACTAGAAAGACTTGAAGCCAGAGACGTCATCGTCGCTGAGTTAGAAAGGCTCGGAAACGTCGAGGAGATCGATGACTACGAAAATCAAGTCGGCTACTGCTACCGCTGTAAAAACGTCGTCGAGCCATACATCTCAAAGCAGTGGTTCGTCAAAAAACAGATCGCAGACGACGCGATCGCAAAGGTCGGCGAAGGCTTAGCTAAATTTTACCCGGCTCACTGGATAAACAGCTTTAACGCCTGGATGCGCGAGCTTCGCGACTGGTGTATCTCGCGCCAGCTATGGTGGGGACATCAGATCCCGGTATTTTACTGCGGCGAGTGCGGACACGAGTGGGCGGACGAAGGCGAACCGACGCAGTGCCCAAAGTGCAAAAGCGCAAATTTCCATCAAGACCCGGACGTCCTTGATACCTGGTTTAGCTCGGGACTTTGGCCGTTTAGCACGCTTGGTTGGGGCAACGGAGAAGAGCTAAAAAACGAGAAATGGTTTGAGAGCGATTTGGCCGAATTTTACCCGAACAACCTGCTGATCACCGGCTTTGATATTTTGTTTTTCTGGGTGGCTAGGATGATGTTTCAGGGCGAAAACGCGCTAGGCAAGCTGCCGTTTGACGATATCTACCTGCACGCTTTGGTTAAAGACGAGCAAGGCAGAAAGATGAGCAAGAGCCTAGGCAACGTCATCGACCCGCTAGTTAGCATCGATGAGTATAGCGCCGATATCCTGCGATTTACTCTCGCGCTACTTGCCGTGCAAGGACGCGACATCAAGCTAAGCGACGAAAAGATGAAGCTCGTGAGAAATTTTACGAATAAGCTTTACAACGCGAGCAAATACCTACTGCTAAACGAGTCTAAATTTGCAAATTTAAGCGACGCAAAAATCGAAACGAAGCTTGGCAAATATATGCTAAGCCGCTTTAACGAGTGCGTGCGCGAAGTGCGAGAGAACATCGACGCCTACCGCTTTAACGACGCGGCAAACGCTATTTATAAATTTTTATGGGACGAGTTTTGCGATTGGGGCATCGAGCTTAGCAAAGCCGATAAAGGCAGCGTAAGGGAGCTTGGAGCGATATTTAAAGAGGCTATGAGACTACTAAGTCCGTTTATGCCGTTTATCTCAGAATTCCTTTTCCACGAGCTTAGCGGCTCAAATTTAGAAAGCGCGAGCTCGATCATGATAGAGGCGTATCCGCAGGCGAATGAGCGCGACTTGCAGATAGAAAAGACCTTTGAGCTAGTGATCGAAGCCATCGTCGCGATCCGCCGCGCAAAGGCGACCATCGAGCAAGGCAACTCAAAGATTGCAAAAGCCTTCATCAAGCTAAACGGAAACGAAAATTTGACCGAGGCGACAAACTACATCTCGCTACTAGCTAAATGCGAACAGATCGAGTTTTGCGACGCTAAAATAGAAAACGCCGCGCGCGACGTGAGCGAAAATTTAGAGGCATTCGTACCGCTTGAAGGCGTGGATATGAGCGCTGTTATCATGCGACTGCGGTCGCAAAAAACCAAACTAGAAAAAGAGATAGCAAAGCTATCAAGCATGCTAAATAACGAGAAATTCGTGGCCTCCGCTCCGCAAGCCGTAGTAGAAGCCAACCGCGAAGGGCTAGCTAGCGCAACGCAAAAGCTAGAAAAGGTAGATAACGAGCTGGCAAATTTGGGAGCGGTCGATTGA
- a CDS encoding MetQ/NlpA family ABC transporter substrate-binding protein, which produces MQFSKILLGALLASGLYASDKTITVGASPVPHAEILEEVVKPILEKEGYKLDVKIFNDYVIPNLAVENGELDANYFQGLPYMKSFNKDKGTHIVPTAGVHVEPMGAYSKKIKSLDELKDGDIIAISNNAADSTRSINLLEKAGIVKAKEGEYKSSLDIIENPKNLKFKEMESAQTPRSLDDVALAFINVNYALDVGLKPTKDALILEDKDSPYTNYVATKAGNENNPKIKALDKAILTPEVKDFIVKRYQGAVIPSF; this is translated from the coding sequence ATGCAATTTTCAAAAATACTTCTGGGCGCGCTTTTAGCTAGTGGCCTGTATGCTAGCGACAAAACCATTACCGTAGGCGCATCTCCCGTACCGCATGCCGAGATTTTAGAAGAGGTCGTAAAGCCGATCCTAGAAAAAGAAGGCTACAAGCTCGACGTCAAAATCTTTAACGACTACGTGATACCAAACCTCGCCGTCGAAAACGGCGAACTCGACGCCAACTACTTCCAAGGCCTGCCGTACATGAAGTCGTTTAACAAAGACAAAGGCACTCACATCGTGCCGACCGCGGGCGTTCACGTCGAGCCTATGGGAGCGTATTCTAAAAAGATAAAAAGCCTAGACGAGCTAAAAGACGGCGATATCATCGCTATCTCAAACAACGCCGCAGACTCGACGCGCTCGATAAATTTGCTCGAGAAAGCCGGCATCGTAAAGGCTAAAGAGGGCGAATACAAATCCTCGCTAGATATCATAGAAAATCCGAAAAATCTCAAATTTAAAGAGATGGAGTCTGCGCAGACGCCCCGCTCTCTCGACGACGTCGCGCTAGCATTTATCAACGTAAACTACGCCCTGGACGTCGGCCTCAAACCGACCAAAGACGCGCTAATCCTCGAGGATAAAGATAGCCCGTACACCAACTACGTAGCGACCAAGGCCGGCAACGAAAATAACCCGAAAATCAAGGCTCTAGATAAAGCGATACTAACTCCCGAGGTTAAAGACTTTATCGTAAAGCGCTATCAAGGCGCGGTGATACCGAGCTTCTGA